In one window of Frigoriglobus tundricola DNA:
- a CDS encoding MBL fold metallo-hydrolase, producing MNTTPAHSGTDPTLTFWGAAGGVTGSMHLLEAGNHKVLLDCGLHQGRREEARQRNGHFPFHPHQIDAVVISHAHIDHCGNLPTLIRQGFEGPIYCTPPTRDLLRVMLADSAKIQEEDAAHINIARNYAEPWVQPLYTVTDVEKVFSRLVSVPYGRDTDVTRTVRFRFIEAGHVLGSAMIHLVVAGADRDHTVTFSGDMGRRGLPILKPTGTIPPADVLVCESTYGNRTHRSFAETVEKLYAAIRDTVDRGGKVLIPAFSLGRTQLIIHVLQQGLRERKIPEIPVYVDSPLASEVAAVYRAHPNSLSAEIAQALREGHGLLGGDGVTYVRDFEQSTLLASRPGSSVIIASSGMCDAGRIQQHLKQLVDDPRCSIILVSYQAQGTVGRKLLDNKPTVRFQGRDWNKWIDVLHLDGFSGHADKNDFIAYLGGLAGRVGKVRLIHGEHEQADALAHTLRDLGFADVAVPGPGDRVSVG from the coding sequence ATGAACACCACACCTGCCCACTCGGGGACCGATCCCACATTAACGTTCTGGGGCGCCGCCGGCGGCGTCACCGGGTCCATGCACCTGCTCGAGGCCGGCAACCACAAGGTTCTGCTCGACTGCGGGCTGCACCAGGGCCGCCGGGAGGAGGCGCGGCAGCGGAACGGGCACTTCCCGTTCCACCCGCACCAGATCGACGCCGTCGTGATCAGCCACGCCCACATCGACCACTGCGGGAACCTGCCCACCCTCATCCGCCAGGGCTTCGAGGGGCCGATCTACTGCACCCCGCCCACCCGCGATCTGCTCCGCGTGATGCTGGCCGACTCGGCCAAGATCCAGGAGGAGGACGCGGCCCACATCAACATCGCCCGCAACTACGCCGAACCGTGGGTGCAGCCGCTGTACACCGTCACCGACGTCGAGAAAGTGTTCAGCCGGCTCGTCTCGGTGCCCTACGGCCGCGACACCGACGTGACCCGGACCGTCCGGTTCCGCTTCATCGAGGCGGGGCACGTGCTCGGCTCGGCGATGATTCACCTCGTTGTGGCGGGTGCCGACCGGGACCACACGGTCACGTTCAGCGGCGACATGGGCCGCCGCGGGCTGCCCATCCTCAAGCCGACCGGCACCATCCCGCCCGCGGACGTGCTGGTGTGCGAGAGCACCTACGGCAACCGCACCCACCGCTCGTTCGCGGAGACGGTGGAAAAGCTGTACGCCGCCATTCGTGACACGGTCGATCGTGGCGGAAAGGTCCTCATCCCCGCGTTCAGTCTGGGCCGCACGCAACTGATCATCCACGTCCTGCAACAGGGACTGCGCGAGCGGAAGATCCCCGAGATCCCGGTGTACGTGGACAGCCCGCTCGCGTCGGAGGTGGCCGCGGTGTACCGCGCGCACCCGAACAGCCTGTCGGCCGAGATCGCCCAGGCGCTCCGCGAGGGGCACGGGTTGCTCGGCGGCGACGGCGTCACCTACGTCCGCGACTTCGAGCAGAGCACGCTCCTGGCCTCGCGCCCCGGCTCCAGCGTCATCATCGCGTCGAGCGGCATGTGCGACGCCGGCCGGATCCAGCAGCACCTGAAGCAGTTGGTGGACGACCCGCGGTGTTCGATCATTCTGGTGAGCTACCAGGCACAGGGCACGGTGGGCCGGAAGCTGCTCGACAACAAGCCGACCGTGCGGTTCCAGGGCCGCGACTGGAACAAGTGGATCGACGTCCTGCACCTCGACGGGTTCAGCGGCCACGCGGACAAGAACGACTTCATCGCGTACCTGGGTGGGCTGGCGGGTCGGGTCGGCAAGGTGCGGCTCATTCACGGCGAACACGAACAGGCGGACGCGCTGGCGCACACGCTCCGCGACCTGGGCTTCGCGGACGTGGCCGTCCCCGGTCCCGGCGACCGGGTGAGTGTCGGGTGA
- a CDS encoding DUF1559 family PulG-like putative transporter produces MQVRAPRRGFTLIELLVVIAIIAILIGLLLPAVQKVREAAARMSSSNNIKQLSLAMHTMASANNDAFCPGFGAFPASSAGAPAPWTWWILPYIEQNNVYTLGYGNAPATTIKTFYAPNDSSFVSGSPWTSYTGNSLVLYPTSISANLKATFSDGTSNTIVYLERYAMPGTGPVTPTPPGVLGAHVLYPPVTTSSSGYSYDYTRVLITPLSVANGGGTAPYPFQIKPAAAAAVDAVPQGMSSGIMQVGLADGSVRGISSGVSAGTFYSACTPNGGEVLSSDW; encoded by the coding sequence ATGCAGGTCCGTGCGCCTCGTCGCGGTTTCACGTTGATCGAGCTTTTGGTGGTGATCGCGATCATCGCCATTCTCATCGGCCTCCTTCTGCCGGCGGTTCAGAAGGTCCGCGAGGCCGCCGCTCGCATGAGCAGCAGCAACAACATTAAGCAACTGAGCCTGGCCATGCACACGATGGCCAGCGCGAACAACGACGCGTTCTGTCCCGGCTTCGGTGCGTTCCCCGCGAGCAGCGCGGGGGCGCCCGCCCCGTGGACGTGGTGGATCCTGCCGTACATCGAGCAAAACAACGTGTACACACTCGGGTACGGTAACGCGCCCGCCACGACCATCAAGACCTTCTATGCACCCAACGACTCCAGCTTCGTTTCCGGGAGCCCCTGGACGAGCTACACCGGCAACAGCCTGGTTCTGTACCCGACGAGCATCTCCGCGAACCTGAAAGCGACCTTCTCCGACGGGACCTCCAACACGATCGTCTACCTCGAGCGCTACGCCATGCCCGGTACCGGTCCGGTCACCCCCACCCCCCCCGGCGTGCTGGGCGCTCACGTGCTGTACCCGCCGGTGACGACATCATCGTCTGGCTATTCGTATGATTACACGCGCGTGCTGATTACCCCCTTGTCTGTTGCGAACGGCGGCGGGACGGCCCCGTACCCGTTCCAGATCAAGCCCGCAGCGGCGGCCGCAGTGGACGCCGTGCCCCAGGGCATGTCGTCTGGTATCATGCAGGTCGGGTTGGCGGACGGCAGCGTCCGCGGCATCTCGTCGGGCGTGTCCGCGGGCACCTTCTACTCCGCCTGTACCCCGAACGGCGGCGAGGTCCTCAGCAGCGATTGGTAA
- a CDS encoding TIGR02996 domain-containing protein, whose product MTPDNPFLHALLADPDDDTLRLALADWLNENDQAARAEFVRVQLELARGAPDRDHRRRLELRQRDLLVAHDAEWVAPLARVLRCKTGQWGGWVFRRGFVEYIHLPAAVLLAHGDRLAARTPVRELFLRPCGSEEVVALYRKRWMISVTHLYLEGVSLTVGAQRAVLDCPYLTNLRVLRHDVASTETVLEELLRRFPAR is encoded by the coding sequence ATGACCCCCGACAACCCGTTCCTGCATGCGCTCCTCGCGGACCCGGACGACGACACGCTCCGGCTGGCGCTGGCGGACTGGCTCAACGAAAACGACCAGGCCGCACGGGCCGAGTTCGTTCGCGTTCAACTCGAACTGGCCCGCGGCGCGCCGGACCGCGACCACCGGCGGCGGCTCGAACTGCGCCAGCGCGACTTGCTCGTCGCACACGACGCGGAGTGGGTCGCCCCGCTCGCGCGGGTGCTGCGGTGTAAAACGGGGCAGTGGGGCGGCTGGGTGTTCCGCCGCGGGTTCGTCGAGTACATCCACCTGCCGGCCGCGGTGCTCCTTGCGCACGGCGACCGGCTCGCGGCGCGCACCCCCGTTCGCGAACTGTTCCTGCGGCCGTGCGGCTCGGAAGAAGTCGTTGCTCTGTACCGGAAGCGGTGGATGATCTCGGTGACGCACCTCTACCTCGAGGGCGTTTCCCTCACGGTCGGCGCGCAGCGGGCGGTGCTCGACTGCCCGTACCTGACGAACCTGCGCGTCTTGCGGCACGATGTCGCGTCTACAGAAACGGTGCTGGAAGAACTCCTCCGCCGCTTCCCGGCCCGCTGA
- a CDS encoding DUF1501 domain-containing protein, with translation MLLVGRRNTHTCAGPHRRAFLQVGAASALGLSLADLLRARAAGGGEGAKAKAVIVLWLWGGPSQLDTFDPKPNAPLDDRGPFGTVPTRIAGVRFCELFPQLAKHTDTLAVLRTLTTQSNDHGIAGTIGLTGSAAGGTGLDGKPLPGSSRPALGSVVAKALGAGRRARASGIHPFFVIGGKLHQGKRAIIGEGGGPLGAAWDPFRLEYDPATGTKVPALQLPADLTPERMTDRQHLLAALSGAARRADQLGAAGALDEHRGRALAMLTSPTAAAGFDLSKEPDRVRDAYGRTRFGQSCLLARRLVAAGVPFVQVNWSDHVEAEEDGGDGGWDHHYRNFQIMQDRHAPWLDQAMSALLTDLRDRNMLASTLVLAAGEFGRSPKINDKAGREHWPDCYSALIAGGGTRGGRFVGTSDARAARPADTPLTPADLNATVQHAIGLTSEQLTGLGLTPVGRVIEELF, from the coding sequence ATGCTCCTGGTCGGCCGTCGAAACACGCACACCTGTGCCGGGCCGCACCGCCGCGCGTTCCTCCAGGTGGGGGCGGCGTCCGCCCTCGGCCTGTCGCTCGCGGACCTGTTGCGGGCCCGCGCCGCGGGCGGCGGCGAGGGGGCGAAGGCGAAAGCCGTCATCGTGCTGTGGCTGTGGGGCGGCCCGAGCCAGCTCGACACCTTCGACCCCAAACCCAACGCCCCGTTGGACGACCGCGGGCCGTTCGGAACCGTACCGACGCGCATCGCCGGCGTCCGGTTCTGCGAACTGTTCCCGCAACTCGCGAAGCACACCGACACGCTCGCGGTGCTCCGCACCCTCACCACACAGTCGAACGACCACGGCATCGCGGGCACGATCGGCCTCACCGGCAGCGCCGCCGGTGGCACCGGGCTCGACGGCAAGCCGCTCCCGGGCTCGTCGCGCCCCGCGCTCGGCTCGGTCGTCGCAAAAGCGCTCGGCGCGGGGCGCCGGGCTCGCGCGAGCGGGATCCACCCGTTCTTCGTGATCGGCGGCAAGCTCCATCAGGGCAAGAGGGCGATCATCGGTGAAGGCGGGGGCCCCCTCGGCGCCGCCTGGGACCCGTTCCGGCTGGAGTACGACCCGGCCACCGGTACAAAGGTCCCCGCCCTCCAGCTCCCGGCGGACCTGACCCCCGAGCGGATGACCGACCGACAGCACCTGCTCGCGGCCCTGAGCGGCGCGGCCCGGCGCGCCGACCAGCTCGGCGCGGCCGGCGCGCTCGACGAGCACCGCGGGCGGGCCCTGGCGATGCTCACGTCGCCCACCGCCGCGGCCGGGTTCGACCTCTCAAAGGAACCGGACCGCGTGAGGGACGCCTACGGCCGCACGCGGTTCGGTCAGTCGTGCCTGCTCGCCCGCCGGCTGGTCGCGGCCGGGGTCCCGTTCGTGCAGGTGAACTGGAGCGACCACGTGGAAGCCGAAGAGGACGGCGGCGACGGCGGCTGGGACCACCACTACCGCAACTTCCAGATCATGCAGGACCGACACGCGCCGTGGCTGGACCAGGCGATGAGCGCGCTGCTCACCGACCTCCGCGACCGCAACATGCTCGCGTCCACGCTGGTCCTCGCGGCGGGCGAGTTCGGCCGGTCGCCGAAGATCAACGACAAGGCCGGGCGCGAGCACTGGCCGGACTGCTACTCGGCCCTGATCGCGGGCGGCGGAACGAGGGGCGGGCGGTTCGTGGGGACCAGCGACGCGCGGGCGGCGCGGCCGGCCGACACGCCGCTCACCCCGGCCGACCTGAACGCGACCGTCCAGCACGCGATCGGCCTGACGAGCGAACAGCTCACCGGCCTCGGCCTCACCCCCGTCGGTCGCGTGATCGAAGAGCTGTTCTGA
- a CDS encoding Uma2 family endonuclease — MSGNRPVPPFGLVFPDSDGQPMAENTRQYEAIVTLKGNIEAFAPRTAFVAGDHLIYVDPQNPAARQAPDVYVAFDRPRRHRGSYKVWEENNVFPQVIFEVLGPSNTAAEMRDKRRFYFNQGAEEYYEFDPEAGTWIGFVLNAETGLPDQIKTMDDFASPRLGMRFAFRPLELLVYRPDGSRFLSFQEINDLAEAERQRAEAERQRADDARQQVERQRDENDRLRHLLRAAGIDPDKPVSPP; from the coding sequence ATGAGCGGTAATCGCCCAGTCCCGCCGTTCGGGCTGGTGTTTCCCGATTCGGACGGGCAGCCGATGGCCGAGAACACCCGGCAGTACGAAGCGATCGTCACCTTGAAGGGGAACATTGAGGCGTTCGCGCCCCGGACCGCGTTCGTGGCCGGCGATCATCTGATTTACGTGGACCCGCAGAATCCGGCCGCGCGCCAGGCCCCGGACGTGTACGTCGCGTTCGACCGCCCGCGCCGACACCGCGGCAGTTACAAAGTGTGGGAAGAAAACAACGTTTTCCCGCAAGTGATCTTCGAGGTCCTTGGCCCGAGCAACACCGCGGCCGAGATGCGGGACAAGCGTCGGTTTTACTTTAATCAGGGTGCCGAGGAGTATTACGAATTCGACCCGGAAGCCGGCACGTGGATCGGATTCGTGCTGAATGCTGAGACCGGCTTGCCGGACCAGATTAAGACGATGGACGACTTCGCCAGCCCACGGCTTGGAATGCGGTTCGCGTTCCGCCCGCTGGAGTTGCTGGTGTACCGCCCGGACGGGTCGCGTTTCCTCTCGTTCCAGGAGATCAACGACCTGGCCGAAGCCGAGCGCCAGCGCGCCGAGGCCGAGCGCCAGCGCGCCGACGACGCGCGGCAACAAGTCGAGCGCCAGCGCGATGAGAACGACCGCCTGCGGCACCTGCTCCGCGCCGCCGGGATCGATCCGGACAAACCGGTTTCACCGCCATGA
- a CDS encoding TolB family protein — translation MSRRVALALLCLPLVPAVSPCGEPTRLTTDGSFKQHLAWSPDGKTLLFTRIHKGKMALWTVPAGGGEMTRLLPDHSEPHFDGHFSTDGKRIVYVYDQVQGTDGQLRIHTCAADGSDDQPLVPHKAFEESPRFSPDGKKVLWVSTRDGNPDLYTVGTDGKGVTRLTNDPALDLHPAWHPDGTRIAFASGRSGKQKIHVMNADGGSVTRLTDGASLDAWPAWRPDGKRIAFVSNRTGNYDIWLMTAEGKELANLTNHSAQDTAPCWHPSGKTLAFVSTRNGGSDVYVIEVK, via the coding sequence ATGAGCCGCCGCGTCGCACTCGCGCTACTGTGTCTGCCCCTCGTGCCCGCCGTGAGCCCGTGCGGCGAACCCACGCGGCTGACCACCGACGGCAGCTTCAAACAGCACCTCGCGTGGTCGCCGGACGGCAAGACGCTCCTCTTCACGCGCATCCACAAGGGGAAGATGGCGCTCTGGACCGTGCCGGCCGGCGGCGGCGAGATGACCCGCCTCCTCCCCGACCACTCCGAACCCCACTTCGACGGCCACTTCTCCACCGACGGCAAGCGGATCGTTTACGTGTACGACCAGGTCCAGGGCACCGACGGCCAGTTGCGCATCCACACGTGTGCCGCGGACGGTTCCGACGACCAGCCGCTCGTGCCGCACAAGGCGTTCGAGGAGTCGCCGCGGTTCAGCCCGGACGGCAAGAAGGTGCTGTGGGTGTCCACGCGGGACGGCAACCCGGACCTGTACACCGTCGGGACCGATGGGAAGGGCGTGACGCGGCTCACGAACGACCCGGCGCTCGACCTGCACCCGGCGTGGCACCCGGACGGCACCCGGATCGCGTTCGCCAGCGGACGGAGCGGGAAGCAGAAGATCCACGTTATGAACGCCGACGGGGGGAGCGTAACCAGGCTCACCGACGGTGCGTCCCTCGACGCCTGGCCCGCGTGGCGCCCCGATGGCAAGCGCATCGCCTTCGTTTCCAACCGCACGGGGAATTACGACATCTGGTTGATGACGGCCGAAGGAAAGGAGCTGGCGAACCTGACGAACCACTCGGCCCAGGACACCGCGCCGTGCTGGCACCCGAGCGGCAAGACGCTCGCGTTCGTGTCCACCCGGAACGGCGGGAGTGACGTGTACGTGATCGAGGTGAAATGA
- a CDS encoding TIGR02996 domain-containing protein, with translation MSDHDALLRAIGEHPEEDTPRLMYADWLEEQGESDRADFVRNQVELARCDSNDLSRYLRVRKNVYYLTTFVPRWKAELPQLEGIEWGDFNRGLIEEVRAASGAPLVRHAAAVFAVPGIHVLRFTRLNEGRGLSRRAELARLRALRLVGARAPAAELYRLLASPHLGSLRVLDLDGNGADDSIASRIADGLFPELAELWLGSNVIGDRGAIALANSPHVSRLRARDLRDNRVDGYAARAALRRRFGAALKL, from the coding sequence ATGAGCGATCACGACGCCCTCCTGCGCGCGATCGGCGAGCACCCGGAAGAGGACACGCCGCGCCTCATGTACGCCGACTGGCTGGAGGAGCAGGGCGAGTCCGATCGGGCCGACTTCGTGCGTAACCAGGTCGAGTTGGCACGGTGCGACTCGAACGACTTGAGCCGCTACCTGCGCGTCCGGAAGAACGTTTACTACCTGACGACCTTCGTCCCACGATGGAAGGCCGAACTCCCGCAGCTCGAAGGGATCGAGTGGGGCGACTTCAACCGCGGGCTGATCGAGGAGGTTCGTGCGGCTTCGGGGGCGCCGCTCGTCCGTCACGCGGCCGCCGTCTTCGCCGTTCCCGGCATCCACGTTCTCCGGTTCACGCGCCTGAATGAAGGGCGCGGCCTCTCGCGCCGAGCGGAGTTGGCCCGACTGCGGGCGCTCAGGCTGGTCGGCGCTCGCGCGCCCGCGGCCGAGTTGTACCGGTTGCTCGCGTCGCCGCATCTCGGTTCCCTGCGTGTGCTGGACCTGGACGGAAACGGGGCCGACGATTCGATCGCGTCCCGCATCGCGGACGGGCTGTTTCCGGAGCTTGCGGAGTTGTGGCTGGGCTCGAACGTGATCGGCGACCGTGGCGCGATCGCCCTCGCGAACTCGCCGCACGTGTCGCGCCTGCGGGCCCGTGACCTGCGGGACAACCGCGTGGACGGCTACGCGGCGCGGGCCGCGCTGCGCCGGCGGTTCGGTGCCGCGCTGAAACTGTGA
- a CDS encoding AAA family ATPase gives MAKARKRPRVPALFARLRKHFGTDPARLPVVQQTFPGYDRANLHLTVQQLLAPSVPPPALAGVVLPSQYSGVSLAKLARPETAKGYEEGPVEYVDVPLADDQKLACVKQGLYTFRDDGRPVALFVTEEDTYRSEKGLDVAVMAGDREAAERFARKLSAGVRHGSAFRGKVLSVEKGGYGDTVVRFHKLPNVTRDSLILPEDLLRRIERQAMGLTKHAARLRAAGRHMKRGILMHGKPGTGKTLSAMYLAACMTGRTVLVLTGGAVGAIETACALARLLEPATIVLEDVDLIGTEREQQSVGANALLFELLNQMDGLGEDADILFILTTNRPDFLEPALAARPGRIDLAIEVPLPDEACRKRLFDLYGRGLTLVLADPDVWLRRTKGVSAAFIRELLRKAAVLAAEADSAGGDLVVTDHQMDEALAELLVAGGTMTRALLGFGGAAPGS, from the coding sequence ATGGCGAAGGCGAGAAAGAGGCCCCGAGTACCCGCCCTGTTCGCCCGCCTCCGGAAGCACTTCGGCACCGACCCGGCCCGGCTGCCGGTGGTCCAGCAGACGTTCCCCGGGTACGACCGCGCCAACCTGCACCTGACGGTCCAGCAGTTACTCGCGCCCTCGGTGCCGCCCCCGGCCCTCGCCGGCGTGGTACTGCCGAGCCAGTACTCCGGCGTCTCGCTCGCCAAGCTGGCGCGGCCGGAGACCGCGAAGGGGTACGAGGAGGGGCCGGTCGAATACGTGGACGTGCCCCTCGCCGACGACCAGAAGCTCGCCTGTGTCAAGCAGGGGCTGTACACGTTCCGCGACGACGGCCGACCGGTCGCGCTGTTCGTCACCGAGGAGGACACCTACCGCTCCGAGAAGGGGCTGGACGTCGCGGTGATGGCGGGCGACCGCGAAGCGGCCGAGCGGTTCGCCCGCAAGTTGAGCGCGGGGGTCCGCCACGGGAGCGCGTTCCGCGGAAAGGTGCTCTCGGTCGAAAAGGGGGGCTACGGGGACACCGTCGTCCGGTTCCACAAGCTCCCGAACGTGACCCGCGACAGTTTGATCCTGCCCGAGGACCTGCTCCGCCGCATCGAGCGCCAGGCCATGGGGCTGACCAAACACGCCGCCCGGCTGAGGGCCGCGGGCCGGCACATGAAGCGCGGCATCCTGATGCACGGCAAGCCCGGGACCGGCAAGACCCTTTCGGCCATGTACCTCGCCGCCTGCATGACCGGCCGCACGGTCCTGGTCCTCACCGGCGGGGCGGTCGGGGCGATCGAAACCGCCTGCGCCCTCGCCCGCCTGCTCGAACCCGCGACCATTGTCCTCGAGGACGTGGACCTCATCGGCACGGAGCGCGAGCAGCAGTCGGTCGGCGCCAACGCGCTGCTGTTCGAACTGCTCAACCAGATGGACGGTCTGGGCGAGGACGCGGACATCCTGTTCATCCTCACGACCAACCGCCCCGACTTCCTGGAACCGGCGCTGGCGGCCCGGCCGGGCCGCATCGACCTCGCCATCGAGGTCCCGCTCCCGGACGAGGCGTGCCGCAAGCGGCTGTTCGACCTCTACGGGCGCGGACTAACACTCGTACTCGCCGACCCCGACGTGTGGCTCCGGCGCACGAAGGGCGTGAGCGCCGCGTTCATCCGCGAGCTGCTCCGCAAGGCCGCCGTGCTGGCCGCCGAGGCGGACAGCGCGGGCGGGGACCTCGTCGTCACCGATCACCAGATGGACGAGGCGCTCGCCGAGCTCCTCGTCGCGGGCGGAACGATGACCCGGGCGCTGCTCGGCTTTGGCGGTGCCGCGCCCGGGTCCTGA
- a CDS encoding TIGR02996 domain-containing protein, whose translation MTDGDALRGAIIAQPDDDTLRLVYADWLDENGQPDRAAFIRAQVWAAQADPFGPEARKHAATAKRLLDPARQAWAKRVHPWVLAAEFRRGFIDHATVNVATFPRDAAALFAAEPVRSLRMVRTAPEHELDPFFGTPQLARVTRLDLTNLWVAPYEIELLFECPHLAPLTDLGLRNTPVPPDRLAALLIGTALPALAGLDLADVANLGPCLASALSRADHRRFARLDLSRIRFTSHEIKQILASRCLRNVEELFLGWMPQSGREGALTHLDLSFGIIPWNRLRTLDLNGQGVGDPGTEQIVMELNRRRDPAPLRRLSLANNRVRADGVRALIHSDSTKLNLYHLDMSGNGLTLSQRAALQTRFPDAVIVD comes from the coding sequence ATGACCGACGGCGACGCGCTCCGCGGGGCCATCATCGCGCAGCCGGACGACGATACCCTGCGGCTGGTCTATGCCGACTGGCTCGACGAGAACGGCCAGCCCGACCGCGCGGCGTTCATCCGCGCCCAGGTGTGGGCGGCGCAAGCGGACCCGTTCGGCCCGGAGGCCCGCAAGCACGCCGCAACCGCCAAACGGTTACTCGATCCGGCACGCCAGGCCTGGGCGAAACGGGTCCACCCGTGGGTACTGGCTGCGGAGTTCCGCCGCGGGTTCATCGATCACGCAACGGTGAACGTGGCGACCTTTCCGAGGGACGCGGCGGCCCTGTTCGCCGCAGAACCGGTCCGGTCGCTGAGGATGGTGCGGACGGCTCCCGAACACGAGTTGGACCCGTTCTTCGGTACCCCGCAGTTGGCGCGCGTCACCCGCCTGGACCTCACGAACCTCTGGGTCGCCCCGTACGAAATCGAGCTGCTGTTCGAGTGCCCGCACCTGGCGCCTCTCACGGACCTCGGCCTGCGAAACACCCCGGTCCCGCCCGACCGGTTGGCGGCCCTTCTGATCGGAACGGCCCTGCCCGCCCTCGCGGGCCTCGACCTCGCTGACGTGGCGAACCTCGGCCCGTGCCTCGCCAGCGCCCTCTCTCGAGCCGACCACCGGCGCTTCGCCCGACTCGACCTGAGCCGCATCCGGTTCACTTCACACGAGATCAAGCAGATACTCGCGAGTCGGTGCCTAAGAAACGTGGAAGAATTGTTCCTCGGATGGATGCCCCAGAGCGGCCGCGAGGGCGCGCTGACGCACCTGGATCTGAGCTTCGGGATCATCCCCTGGAACCGGCTCCGGACACTCGACCTGAACGGACAGGGCGTGGGCGATCCGGGCACCGAACAGATCGTGATGGAACTGAACCGGCGGCGCGATCCGGCTCCCCTGCGGCGGCTGAGCCTGGCGAACAATCGCGTCAGGGCGGACGGCGTCCGGGCGCTGATCCACTCGGACAGCACGAAACTGAACCTCTACCACCTGGACATGAGCGGCAACGGTCTCACCCTCTCACAGCGGGCCGCACTCCAGACGCGCTTCCCGGACGCGGTGATCGTGGACTGA
- a CDS encoding SMP-30/gluconolactonase/LRE family protein, with protein sequence MASSMRGADGEPGALYALDASGASRPVKLYPSEPGADELDRARFRDRPGPPDAKSFCPHGLNVRPLNETDIELYVVNHGGRESIEFFRVRVNGPMPRAHWIGCVLLPDHAFGNGVAPLPDGGLVVTNMYDPSDRSFMSKFAAGRPTGGVLRWEPAAGWSQAVSHLLSGANGVEVTPDGDSIFVSEWAARRLWSFSLTDKSAARSIDLEFLPDNLRWTERGTLLLAGQDARPEEVFGCEGRHAPCPLGFTVAEVVPERLSSRVLVRGGDGSFGGATGALLVGSDLWVGSFRGDIVGRFIPAARKEGR encoded by the coding sequence GTGGCGAGTTCGATGCGCGGGGCCGATGGGGAGCCCGGAGCGCTCTACGCCCTCGACGCAAGCGGCGCATCACGCCCCGTGAAGCTCTACCCGTCAGAGCCCGGCGCCGACGAACTCGATCGAGCCCGATTCCGCGATCGCCCCGGACCCCCGGACGCCAAGTCGTTCTGCCCCCACGGGCTCAACGTCCGACCACTCAACGAGACCGACATCGAGCTCTACGTCGTGAATCATGGGGGGCGGGAGTCAATCGAATTCTTTCGTGTCCGGGTCAACGGCCCGATGCCCCGCGCGCACTGGATCGGGTGCGTTCTCCTGCCGGATCACGCCTTCGGAAACGGAGTTGCGCCGCTGCCCGATGGAGGGCTCGTCGTGACGAACATGTACGACCCTTCAGACCGGTCATTTATGAGCAAGTTTGCCGCCGGGCGGCCAACGGGAGGCGTGCTGCGCTGGGAGCCCGCGGCCGGTTGGAGCCAAGCCGTGTCCCATCTGTTATCGGGTGCCAACGGTGTTGAGGTCACCCCCGACGGGGACTCGATCTTTGTCAGCGAATGGGCAGCTCGGAGGCTCTGGTCGTTTTCTCTCACCGACAAATCAGCGGCGCGGAGTATCGACCTCGAGTTCTTGCCCGACAACCTCCGCTGGACCGAACGCGGGACGTTGTTGCTTGCGGGGCAGGACGCCCGCCCGGAGGAGGTCTTCGGCTGCGAGGGGCGACACGCTCCCTGTCCGCTCGGGTTCACTGTTGCGGAGGTGGTTCCCGAGCGGCTCAGTTCCCGGGTTCTTGTGCGGGGCGGGGACGGGAGCTTCGGCGGCGCCACGGGCGCGCTTTTGGTCGGCAGTGATCTTTGGGTCGGCAGTTTCCGAGGGGATATCGTTGGGAGATTCATACCAGCCGCGCGAAAGGAGGGGCGCTGA